In one window of Juglans regia cultivar Chandler chromosome 3, Walnut 2.0, whole genome shotgun sequence DNA:
- the LOC108981447 gene encoding berberine bridge enzyme-like 21 isoform X2 codes for MRKSGSSTFLSVPSVIPLFLVLLLHVSAQWAAADSVHATFVHCLSKQTNQPNKVSQIVYAQTNASYTSVLRAYIRNSRLNTSSTRKPVIIVTPTQESHVQAAVICSKSIGLQIRTRSGGHDYEGISYISDVPFLLLDMFNLRSINIDLKEQTAWVGAGATLGELYYRIWEKSKVHGFPGGACPTVGVGGHISGGGYGNMLRKYGLSVDHVIDARIVDAKGRILDKTSMGEDLFWAIRGGGGASFGVILSYKLNLVPVPETVTIFRVERTLEENATDIVYKWQQVATTTDDNLFMRLLLQPVRSKLNKGEMTIRASIVTLFLGNAEQLVSLLGKEFPELGLKKENVTETSWIESVVWWANSDIGTPPDVLLDRNPDSADFLRRKSDYVQKPIPKDGLNWLWNKMIKSGKTGLVFNPYGGKMREIPASATPFPHRAGNLFKIQYSLSWEEEGVVADKNHTTQIRTLFSYMTRFVSKNPRSAYLNYRDLDIGVNRNNKNSYEEGKVYGVKYFNDNFNRLVKVKTAVDPDNFFRNEQSIPVLPNLVINEAVFRSNELKSLCPDYFRHVQSIKYHISMALK; via the exons ATGAGAAAATCGGGCAGTTCTACCTTTCTTTCTGTGCCTTCCGTGATTCCTctgtttcttgttcttcttcttcatgtctctgCCCAATGGGCAGCCGCAGACTCGGTTCATGCTACGTTTGTTCACTGTCTGTCTAAGCAAACAAACCAACCCAACAAAGTTTCCCAAATAGTTTATGCTCAAACCAACGCTTCCTACACATCTGTGCTCCGAGCCTACATCAGAAACTCCCGCCTCAACACTTCCTCTACCCGAAAACCTGTGATCATTGTAACCCCAACGCAAGAATCCCATGTCCAGGCCGCCGTAATTTGCTCAAAGAGCATTGGCCTTCAGATCAGAACCCGAAGCGGCGGCCATGACTACGAGGGCATCTCTTACATCTCCGATGTGCCGTTTCTACTTCTCGATATGTTTAATCTCAGATCCATAAATATCGATCTTAAGGAACAAACAGCTTGGGTTGGAGCCGGCGCCACGCTCGGAGAGCTTTATTATAGAATCTGGGAGAAGAGCAAAGTGCACGGCTTCCCAGGCGGTGCTTGTCCCACCGTTGGCGTTGGTGGGCACATTAGCGGCGGAGGGTATGGTAACATGCTGCGTAAATATGGGCTGTCGGTGGATCATGTAATCGACGCGAGGATTGTCGACGCTAAGGGTAGGATTCTTGATAAGACTTCAATGGGGGAAGATCTGTTTTGGGCAatcagaggaggaggaggagcaagCTTTGGAGTGATACTTTCGTACAAGCTTAATTTGGTTCCTGTTCCAGAAACGGTCACAATTTTCCGGGTTGAGAGGACATTGGAAGAGAACGCGACCGACATTGTTTACAAGTGGCAGCAGGTTGCCACCACAACCGATGACAACCTTTTCATGAGGTTGCTCTTACAGCCTGTGCGTTCCAAATTGAATAAGGGGGAGATGACTATTAGAGCTTCGATCGTAACCTTGTTTCTTGGAAACGCCGAGCAACTTGTTTCATTGTTGGGTAAAGAGTTTCCTGAATTGGGTTTGAAGAAGGAAAATGTCACGGAAACAAGTTGGATTGAATCTGTCGTTTGGTGGGCTAACTCCGACATTGGGACGCCCCCAGATGTCCTGCTCGACCGAAATCCTGACTCTGCAGATTTCTTGAGGAGAAAGTCAGATTATGTGCAGAAGCCGATTCCCAAAGATGGGTTGAATTGGCTATGGAATAAGATGATTAAGAGTGGAAAAACAGGTTTGGTTTTCAACCCGTATGgtgggaaaatgagagaaattcCTGCTTCTGCTACGCCTTTTCCACACCGTGCTGGAAATTTGTTTAAGATCCAGTACTCCCTAAGTTGGGAAGAGGAGGGAGTTGTGGCAGACAAGAATCACACTACTCAGATAAGAACGCTTTTCAGTTACATGACTCGATTTGTTTCCAAGAACCCAAGAAGTGCATATCTGAACTATAGGGACCTTGACATTGGTGTCAATCGCAATAATAAGAATAGCTATGAAGAAGGGAAGGTTTATGGCGTCAAATACTTCAACGACAACTTTAACAGGTTGGTGAAGGTTAAGACTGCAGTAGATCCTGATAACTTCTTCAGGAACGAGCAGAGCATCCCAGTTCTTCCAA ATCTGGTGATCAATGAAGCTGTTTTTCGAAGCAACGAGTTAAAGAGTCTATGCCCCGACTACTTCAGGCACGTACAATCCATAAAATACCACATATCCATGGCACTTAAATA G
- the LOC108981447 gene encoding berberine bridge enzyme-like 21 isoform X1, with amino-acid sequence MRKSGSSTFLSVPSVIPLFLVLLLHVSAQWAAADSVHATFVHCLSKQTNQPNKVSQIVYAQTNASYTSVLRAYIRNSRLNTSSTRKPVIIVTPTQESHVQAAVICSKSIGLQIRTRSGGHDYEGISYISDVPFLLLDMFNLRSINIDLKEQTAWVGAGATLGELYYRIWEKSKVHGFPGGACPTVGVGGHISGGGYGNMLRKYGLSVDHVIDARIVDAKGRILDKTSMGEDLFWAIRGGGGASFGVILSYKLNLVPVPETVTIFRVERTLEENATDIVYKWQQVATTTDDNLFMRLLLQPVRSKLNKGEMTIRASIVTLFLGNAEQLVSLLGKEFPELGLKKENVTETSWIESVVWWANSDIGTPPDVLLDRNPDSADFLRRKSDYVQKPIPKDGLNWLWNKMIKSGKTGLVFNPYGGKMREIPASATPFPHRAGNLFKIQYSLSWEEEGVVADKNHTTQIRTLFSYMTRFVSKNPRSAYLNYRDLDIGVNRNNKNSYEEGKVYGVKYFNDNFNRLVKVKTAVDPDNFFRNEQSIPVLPNLVINEAVFRSNELKSLCPDYFRHVQSIKYHISMALK; translated from the exons ATGAGAAAATCGGGCAGTTCTACCTTTCTTTCTGTGCCTTCCGTGATTCCTctgtttcttgttcttcttcttcatgtctctgCCCAATGGGCAGCCGCAGACTCGGTTCATGCTACGTTTGTTCACTGTCTGTCTAAGCAAACAAACCAACCCAACAAAGTTTCCCAAATAGTTTATGCTCAAACCAACGCTTCCTACACATCTGTGCTCCGAGCCTACATCAGAAACTCCCGCCTCAACACTTCCTCTACCCGAAAACCTGTGATCATTGTAACCCCAACGCAAGAATCCCATGTCCAGGCCGCCGTAATTTGCTCAAAGAGCATTGGCCTTCAGATCAGAACCCGAAGCGGCGGCCATGACTACGAGGGCATCTCTTACATCTCCGATGTGCCGTTTCTACTTCTCGATATGTTTAATCTCAGATCCATAAATATCGATCTTAAGGAACAAACAGCTTGGGTTGGAGCCGGCGCCACGCTCGGAGAGCTTTATTATAGAATCTGGGAGAAGAGCAAAGTGCACGGCTTCCCAGGCGGTGCTTGTCCCACCGTTGGCGTTGGTGGGCACATTAGCGGCGGAGGGTATGGTAACATGCTGCGTAAATATGGGCTGTCGGTGGATCATGTAATCGACGCGAGGATTGTCGACGCTAAGGGTAGGATTCTTGATAAGACTTCAATGGGGGAAGATCTGTTTTGGGCAatcagaggaggaggaggagcaagCTTTGGAGTGATACTTTCGTACAAGCTTAATTTGGTTCCTGTTCCAGAAACGGTCACAATTTTCCGGGTTGAGAGGACATTGGAAGAGAACGCGACCGACATTGTTTACAAGTGGCAGCAGGTTGCCACCACAACCGATGACAACCTTTTCATGAGGTTGCTCTTACAGCCTGTGCGTTCCAAATTGAATAAGGGGGAGATGACTATTAGAGCTTCGATCGTAACCTTGTTTCTTGGAAACGCCGAGCAACTTGTTTCATTGTTGGGTAAAGAGTTTCCTGAATTGGGTTTGAAGAAGGAAAATGTCACGGAAACAAGTTGGATTGAATCTGTCGTTTGGTGGGCTAACTCCGACATTGGGACGCCCCCAGATGTCCTGCTCGACCGAAATCCTGACTCTGCAGATTTCTTGAGGAGAAAGTCAGATTATGTGCAGAAGCCGATTCCCAAAGATGGGTTGAATTGGCTATGGAATAAGATGATTAAGAGTGGAAAAACAGGTTTGGTTTTCAACCCGTATGgtgggaaaatgagagaaattcCTGCTTCTGCTACGCCTTTTCCACACCGTGCTGGAAATTTGTTTAAGATCCAGTACTCCCTAAGTTGGGAAGAGGAGGGAGTTGTGGCAGACAAGAATCACACTACTCAGATAAGAACGCTTTTCAGTTACATGACTCGATTTGTTTCCAAGAACCCAAGAAGTGCATATCTGAACTATAGGGACCTTGACATTGGTGTCAATCGCAATAATAAGAATAGCTATGAAGAAGGGAAGGTTTATGGCGTCAAATACTTCAACGACAACTTTAACAGGTTGGTGAAGGTTAAGACTGCAGTAGATCCTGATAACTTCTTCAGGAACGAGCAGAGCATCCCAGTTCTTCCAA ATCTGGTGATCAATGAAGCTGTTTTTCGAAGCAACGAGTTAAAGAGTCTATGCCCCGACTACTTCAGGCACGTACAATCCATAAAATACCACATATCCATGGCACTTAAATAG
- the LOC108981447 gene encoding berberine bridge enzyme-like 21 isoform X4 — translation MRKSGSSTFLSVPSVIPLFLVLLLHVSAQWAAADSVHATFVHCLSKQTNQPNKVSQIVYAQTNASYTSVLRAYIRNSRLNTSSTRKPVIIVTPTQESHVQAAVICSKSIGLQIRTRSGGHDYEGISYISDVPFLLLDMFNLRSINIDLKEQTAWVGAGATLGELYYRIWEKSKVHGFPGGACPTVGVGGHISGGGYGNMLRKYGLSVDHVIDARIVDAKGRILDKTSMGEDLFWAIRGGGGASFGVILSYKLNLVPVPETVTIFRVERTLEENATDIVYKWQQVATTTDDNLFMRLLLQPVRSKLNKGEMTIRASIVTLFLGNAEQLVSLLGKEFPELGLKKENVTETSWIESVVWWANSDIGTPPDVLLDRNPDSADFLRRKSDYVQKPIPKDGLNWLWNKMIKSGKTGLVFNPYGGKMREIPASATPFPHRAGNLFKIQYSLSWEEEGVVADKNHTTQIRTLFSYMTRFVSKNPRSAYLNYRDLDIGVNRNNKNSYEEGKVYGVKYFNDNFNRLVKVKTAVDPDNFFRNEQSIPVLPRFHSGVSGWSTSILSSRKLVGASISGDQ, via the exons ATGAGAAAATCGGGCAGTTCTACCTTTCTTTCTGTGCCTTCCGTGATTCCTctgtttcttgttcttcttcttcatgtctctgCCCAATGGGCAGCCGCAGACTCGGTTCATGCTACGTTTGTTCACTGTCTGTCTAAGCAAACAAACCAACCCAACAAAGTTTCCCAAATAGTTTATGCTCAAACCAACGCTTCCTACACATCTGTGCTCCGAGCCTACATCAGAAACTCCCGCCTCAACACTTCCTCTACCCGAAAACCTGTGATCATTGTAACCCCAACGCAAGAATCCCATGTCCAGGCCGCCGTAATTTGCTCAAAGAGCATTGGCCTTCAGATCAGAACCCGAAGCGGCGGCCATGACTACGAGGGCATCTCTTACATCTCCGATGTGCCGTTTCTACTTCTCGATATGTTTAATCTCAGATCCATAAATATCGATCTTAAGGAACAAACAGCTTGGGTTGGAGCCGGCGCCACGCTCGGAGAGCTTTATTATAGAATCTGGGAGAAGAGCAAAGTGCACGGCTTCCCAGGCGGTGCTTGTCCCACCGTTGGCGTTGGTGGGCACATTAGCGGCGGAGGGTATGGTAACATGCTGCGTAAATATGGGCTGTCGGTGGATCATGTAATCGACGCGAGGATTGTCGACGCTAAGGGTAGGATTCTTGATAAGACTTCAATGGGGGAAGATCTGTTTTGGGCAatcagaggaggaggaggagcaagCTTTGGAGTGATACTTTCGTACAAGCTTAATTTGGTTCCTGTTCCAGAAACGGTCACAATTTTCCGGGTTGAGAGGACATTGGAAGAGAACGCGACCGACATTGTTTACAAGTGGCAGCAGGTTGCCACCACAACCGATGACAACCTTTTCATGAGGTTGCTCTTACAGCCTGTGCGTTCCAAATTGAATAAGGGGGAGATGACTATTAGAGCTTCGATCGTAACCTTGTTTCTTGGAAACGCCGAGCAACTTGTTTCATTGTTGGGTAAAGAGTTTCCTGAATTGGGTTTGAAGAAGGAAAATGTCACGGAAACAAGTTGGATTGAATCTGTCGTTTGGTGGGCTAACTCCGACATTGGGACGCCCCCAGATGTCCTGCTCGACCGAAATCCTGACTCTGCAGATTTCTTGAGGAGAAAGTCAGATTATGTGCAGAAGCCGATTCCCAAAGATGGGTTGAATTGGCTATGGAATAAGATGATTAAGAGTGGAAAAACAGGTTTGGTTTTCAACCCGTATGgtgggaaaatgagagaaattcCTGCTTCTGCTACGCCTTTTCCACACCGTGCTGGAAATTTGTTTAAGATCCAGTACTCCCTAAGTTGGGAAGAGGAGGGAGTTGTGGCAGACAAGAATCACACTACTCAGATAAGAACGCTTTTCAGTTACATGACTCGATTTGTTTCCAAGAACCCAAGAAGTGCATATCTGAACTATAGGGACCTTGACATTGGTGTCAATCGCAATAATAAGAATAGCTATGAAGAAGGGAAGGTTTATGGCGTCAAATACTTCAACGACAACTTTAACAGGTTGGTGAAGGTTAAGACTGCAGTAGATCCTGATAACTTCTTCAGGAACGAGCAGAGCATCCCAGTTCTTCCAA GATTCCACTCAGGCGTGAGCGGCTGGTCCACGTCCATCTTGTCATCACGGAAATTAGTGGGAGCATCTAT ATCTGGTGATCAATGA
- the LOC108981447 gene encoding berberine bridge enzyme-like 21 isoform X3, with protein sequence MRKSGSSTFLSVPSVIPLFLVLLLHVSAQWAAADSVHATFVHCLSKQTNQPNKVSQIVYAQTNASYTSVLRAYIRNSRLNTSSTRKPVIIVTPTQESHVQAAVICSKSIGLQIRTRSGGHDYEGISYISDVPFLLLDMFNLRSINIDLKEQTAWVGAGATLGELYYRIWEKSKVHGFPGGACPTVGVGGHISGGGYGNMLRKYGLSVDHVIDARIVDAKGRILDKTSMGEDLFWAIRGGGGASFGVILSYKLNLVPVPETVTIFRVERTLEENATDIVYKWQQVATTTDDNLFMRLLLQPVRSKLNKGEMTIRASIVTLFLGNAEQLVSLLGKEFPELGLKKENVTETSWIESVVWWANSDIGTPPDVLLDRNPDSADFLRRKSDYVQKPIPKDGLNWLWNKMIKSGKTGLVFNPYGGKMREIPASATPFPHRAGNLFKIQYSLSWEEEGVVADKNHTTQIRTLFSYMTRFVSKNPRSAYLNYRDLDIGVNRNNKNSYEEGKVYGVKYFNDNFNRLVKVKTAVDPDNFFRNEQSIPVLPRFHSGVSGWSTSILSSRKLVGASMWAVLFANLLNI encoded by the exons ATGAGAAAATCGGGCAGTTCTACCTTTCTTTCTGTGCCTTCCGTGATTCCTctgtttcttgttcttcttcttcatgtctctgCCCAATGGGCAGCCGCAGACTCGGTTCATGCTACGTTTGTTCACTGTCTGTCTAAGCAAACAAACCAACCCAACAAAGTTTCCCAAATAGTTTATGCTCAAACCAACGCTTCCTACACATCTGTGCTCCGAGCCTACATCAGAAACTCCCGCCTCAACACTTCCTCTACCCGAAAACCTGTGATCATTGTAACCCCAACGCAAGAATCCCATGTCCAGGCCGCCGTAATTTGCTCAAAGAGCATTGGCCTTCAGATCAGAACCCGAAGCGGCGGCCATGACTACGAGGGCATCTCTTACATCTCCGATGTGCCGTTTCTACTTCTCGATATGTTTAATCTCAGATCCATAAATATCGATCTTAAGGAACAAACAGCTTGGGTTGGAGCCGGCGCCACGCTCGGAGAGCTTTATTATAGAATCTGGGAGAAGAGCAAAGTGCACGGCTTCCCAGGCGGTGCTTGTCCCACCGTTGGCGTTGGTGGGCACATTAGCGGCGGAGGGTATGGTAACATGCTGCGTAAATATGGGCTGTCGGTGGATCATGTAATCGACGCGAGGATTGTCGACGCTAAGGGTAGGATTCTTGATAAGACTTCAATGGGGGAAGATCTGTTTTGGGCAatcagaggaggaggaggagcaagCTTTGGAGTGATACTTTCGTACAAGCTTAATTTGGTTCCTGTTCCAGAAACGGTCACAATTTTCCGGGTTGAGAGGACATTGGAAGAGAACGCGACCGACATTGTTTACAAGTGGCAGCAGGTTGCCACCACAACCGATGACAACCTTTTCATGAGGTTGCTCTTACAGCCTGTGCGTTCCAAATTGAATAAGGGGGAGATGACTATTAGAGCTTCGATCGTAACCTTGTTTCTTGGAAACGCCGAGCAACTTGTTTCATTGTTGGGTAAAGAGTTTCCTGAATTGGGTTTGAAGAAGGAAAATGTCACGGAAACAAGTTGGATTGAATCTGTCGTTTGGTGGGCTAACTCCGACATTGGGACGCCCCCAGATGTCCTGCTCGACCGAAATCCTGACTCTGCAGATTTCTTGAGGAGAAAGTCAGATTATGTGCAGAAGCCGATTCCCAAAGATGGGTTGAATTGGCTATGGAATAAGATGATTAAGAGTGGAAAAACAGGTTTGGTTTTCAACCCGTATGgtgggaaaatgagagaaattcCTGCTTCTGCTACGCCTTTTCCACACCGTGCTGGAAATTTGTTTAAGATCCAGTACTCCCTAAGTTGGGAAGAGGAGGGAGTTGTGGCAGACAAGAATCACACTACTCAGATAAGAACGCTTTTCAGTTACATGACTCGATTTGTTTCCAAGAACCCAAGAAGTGCATATCTGAACTATAGGGACCTTGACATTGGTGTCAATCGCAATAATAAGAATAGCTATGAAGAAGGGAAGGTTTATGGCGTCAAATACTTCAACGACAACTTTAACAGGTTGGTGAAGGTTAAGACTGCAGTAGATCCTGATAACTTCTTCAGGAACGAGCAGAGCATCCCAGTTCTTCCAA GATTCCACTCAGGCGTGAGCGGCTGGTCCACGTCCATCTTGTCATCACGGAAATTAGTGGGAGCATCTATGTGGGCAGTGCTATTTGCAAACCTCTTGAATATATGA
- the LOC108981445 gene encoding berberine bridge enzyme-like 8 yields the protein MKKLRTQSNPHQMRIQALSILAIFFIFLANVSIAASDRAQETFFQCLSDHSQSSLSITSVTYFPNNSSYTDVLQSYIRNLRFMSPATPKPLLIVTPTHVSHIQASIICSKIYGLEVRIRSGGHDYDGLSYVSDSPFIIIDMFNLRSISVDVEDGSAWVESGATLGELYYRIAEKSKIHGFPAGVCPTVAAGGHFSGGGYGNMMRKYGLSVDNVVDAKVIDAKGRVLDRESMGEDLFWAIRGGGGASFGVILSWKIKLVGVPEIVTVFRVEKTLEQGATDIVHQWQHVADKIDEDLFIRVVVLPVNRKQYQTIKAKFVALYLGNSEDLISVMNQSFPELGIQSQDCIEMNWIESVLFWSNYRNGTSLDVLLERQPQSEKFLKKKSDYVQNPISKKGLESIWKKMMDLKKPVLTFNPYGGKMSEISELETPFPHRAGNMYKIQYSVNWKEEGVEASKQNLDRIRGLYDYMTPFVSKSPRGSYLNYRDVDLGTNGVGNSSYSEASAWGTKYFKGNFDRLVQVKTLVDPDNFFRYEQSIPSLAPWTSPVQVG from the coding sequence atgaaaaagctgAGGACACAGTCTAACCCACACCAAATGAGGATACAAGCATTGTCAATactagcaattttttttatttttctcgccAATGTTTCGATTGCTGCTTCAGATCGAGCCCAAGAAACCTTCTTCCAATGTCTTTCAGACCATTCTCAATCCTCTCTATCGATCACTTCTGTCACCTATTTCCCCAACAACTCTTCATACACAGATGTCTTGCAGTCCTATATTCGAAACCTCAGATTCATGTCTCCTGCAACCCCAAAACCACTGCTCATCGTAACCCCCACCCATGTTTCTCACATCCAAGCATCGATAATCTGTTCAAAAATCTATGGACTTGAAGTCAGGATCCGTAGTGGTGGCCACGATTATGATGGCCTTTCGTATGTATCAGATTCCCCGTTCATTATCATTGACATGTTCAATCTAAGATCCATATCTGTCGACGTGGAAGATGGAAGCGCTTGGGTGGAGTCCGGGGCAACACTCGGAGAGCTGTACTATAGAATAGCTGAGAAGAGCAAGATCCATGGCTTCCCGGCCGGAGTTTGCCCCACAGTTGCGGCTGGAGGGCATTTCAGTGGAGGTGGGTACGGCAACATGATGAGAAAGTACGGCCTGTCGGTGGATAATGTCGTTGATGCAAAAGTTATCGATGCTAAGGGTAGAGTTTTGGATAGAGAATCTATGGGGGAAGATCTTTTCTGGGCCATTAGAGGAGGAGGTGGAGCCAGCTTCGGGGTCATACTTTCCTGGAAAATCAAACTGGTTGGCGTCCCAGAAATTGTCACGGTCTTTAGAGTTGAGAAAACCTTGGAACAAGGTGCTACCGACATTGTTCATCAATGGCAACATGTTGCTGACAAGATTGATGAAGATCTCTTTATCAGAGTGGTGGTGCTACCTGTGAATAGAAAGCAATATCAGACAATAAAAGCTAAATTCGTGGCTTTGTATCTTGGAAATTCAGAAGATCTCATTTCTGTTATGAATCAAAGTTTCCCTGAATTGGGTATACAAAGCCAGGACTGCATCGAAATGAACTGGATTGAATCGGTGCTCTTCTGGTCTAACTACAGAAACGGTACATCCCTGGATGTTCTGCTTGAGCGACAACCTCAATCAGAAAAGTTCTTGAAGAAGAAATCAGACTATGTCCAAAACCCCATTTCAAAAAAGGGTCTTGAAAGCATATGGAAGAAAATGATGGATTTAAAGAAGCCAGTACTAACATTCAATCCCTATGGGGGAAAAATGAGTGAAATTTCTGAGTTGGAAACGCCATTTCCACACAGAGCAGGGAACATGTACAAAATCCAATACTCAGTGAACTGGAAAGAGGAAGGTGTGGAGGCATCAAAGCAAAACTTGGATCGAATAAGAGGGCTTTATGATTATATGACACCTTTTGTTTCAAAGTCACCAAGGGGATCATATCTGAATTATAGAGATGTTGATTTGGGTACCAATGGGGTTGGGAATTCAAGCTACTCAGAAGCTAGTGCTTGGGGGACCAAGTATTTTAAGGGAAATTTCGACAGGTTAGTACAAGTGAAGACTTTGGTAGATCCAGATAACTTCTTTCGATATGAACAAAGCATCCCTTCTCTTGCACCATGGACAAGTCCTGTACAGGTAGGATAA